The DNA region CGCAAAGCTTTAGAACAAAAGTTAAAACCAATAGTTGTTGTAAATAAAATTGATCGCCCAGATCAACGGGTGGAAGAAGTAGTTGATGAAGTTTTAGATTTGTTTATTGAGTTAGGTGCAAATGAGGAGCAAATTGAATTTCCAGTAGTTTATGCTTCAGCACGTAGCGGGATTGCTAAATTAAAAATGGAAGATGAAAGTACAGATATCAGTCCATTGTTTAAAGTTATTTTAGAACATATGCCTGCACCTCAAGGTGATGAAGAGGCACCACTGCAAATTATGGTTAATAATTTGGATTATGATGATTATGTAGGTAGAATTGTAATTGGTAGAATAATTAGAGGTACAATTAGTACTGGACAACAAGTAGCTGTAGTAGGCGAAGAACGCGAATATAAAACTAAAATTGGGAGATTATATACTTACCAAGGGTTAAAACGTGCAGAAACAGCTAACGCCAAATATGGTGAGATTGTTGCTTTAATTGGCTTATCAGACGTAAATATTGGCGATACTATTACACATCCGGATTTTCCCGAAGCTTTAGTCGGCACAAAAATTGATGAACCAACACTGTCAATGATTTTCAGTGTAAACAATAGTCCTTTTGCAGGCCGAGAAGGAGAATTTATTACCAGCAGACACTTACGCGATCGCTTATTTAAAGAAGTGAAAACTAATGTAAGTATGCGGTTAGAAGAAACTGAAAGTCCAGATTCCTTTATTGTTTCTGGTCGAGGCGAGTTACACTTATCGATTTTGATTGAGACTATGCGTCGTGAAGGTTATGAGCTACAAGTTGGTAAGCCAAAAGTAATTATGCATGACATCGATGGTGTTAAAAACGAACCAATGGAATATTTAACAATTGATGTACCACAAGAATTTATGGGTTCAGTTATGGAAGGGCTAGGCCTAAGAAGGGCTGAACTAGTTAATATGACAGAATTTGCAGGTTACTTAAGGATGGAATTTGTGGTTCCAGCAAGAGGCTTGATTGGTTTTAGAAATCAATTTTTGACAGATACGAAGGGTAACGGAACTATGCATCATGTATTCCATGGTTACGCTCCTTATAAAGGGGATATACCTGGTAGAACTCGTGGCGCCTTAGTTGCTTTTGAAAATGGCGAAACAACGCCTTATGGAATTAGTAATGTGCAAGAACGGGGCGTGGTGTTTGTATCTCCAGTTCAAGCTATTTACGAAGGACAAATTATTGGCGAAAATAGTCGCGAACAGGATATGGACGTAAATCCATGTAAAAAGAAGCATGTAACTAATATGCGTTCTAGTAGCGCAGATGATGCTGTAAGACTAGTGCCACCAAGACTACATTCTTTAGAGCAGGCCTTAGAGCATATTAATGAAGATGAACTAGTAGAAGTAACACCTAAAAGCATTAGAATGCGGAAAAAGATTCTTGATCGCGTACAAAGAAGTCGGATGCGTAAATAAATGTGCCAATGGTCCTGCCTTGCTGGGAACTAAAAAAATTGATATAATAATGTTAATATTATGTGGATAAACCTTTAGAAGGGGGTCTTAATGTGTTAGCTGAAATGGTATCAGCGGTGAAAAGCAAGTTTTTGACTGAGGAACATGATGAATTCGAGCAAGAAGATTTTCCAGAAATAATAAAAGAAGAAATTATTAAACCAACCCCCAAGGTTAGCAAGTTAGCAATTTTAACTGTTTGCCCAAGTGGTTTTGAAGAAGCAAAAGCTTTAGTTAAAGAGTTGGTTCAAGGAAAAGCGCTGTTGTTTTCTTTTAGTAAACTGAATAATGAAGACAAACAACGTACGTTTGATTTTCTAAATGGGGTGGCTTATGTAATAAACGCCAATGTGGAAAAGGTTACAAGAGAAACGATCCTTTATTCACCAGCGAATGCTAAGGTTGAACGTTTGACTAAGTTAAGCAGTTTAGAGAAAAAAGGTTTTCAAATAATTTAGATAAGAATAAAATAACCTATTGAAAGATAGGTTATTTTTATTTTATAATTAAAAGGATTTTCTAATTGTTTATAGAATATATAAAGTAATGGTATTGGCTATGTGCAGAAAAATTCAGAGGAAGATTAGAAAGAAGGTGACGATGTACTTAAAAGCAGTTTAAAAGTATCAAAATTAATGGATAGTTATTAGATAGTTATTAGACTTTCTAGTTTTTGCTGTCTCATAGGAAATTGGTTTCTGGTTTTATACCAAGGACGGTGTGGGAGGAATGCTGAAATGAAAAATAGGGTTTACAAGTTATTTAGTTTAGGTGGAAGCTGGGCAGTTCTAGCTTTGTTGGTGATAGTATTTTTTACTCCAAATAATGTTGAAGCTGCGGCAGAAACACATTCTTCATTTGTATTTCCTTTGTGGAGTGTAATACCTTTTGTAGGTATGCTATTGTCTATTGCGGTATGTCCGCTAGTAAATGCTCATTGGTGGGAAGAAAATATGGGCAAGGTTAGTTTGTTTTGGGCCGCTCTATTTACAATTCCTTCAGGGATCTTTTGGGGATTTGGTCAAGCTGCATACGAATTTATACATATTATGTTAGTTGATTACGTGCCGTTTTTAACCCTAGTTGCGGGCTTGTTTGTTGTGGCAGGTGGAATTAATGTTAGTGGACGTTTACCAAATACACCACTTTCTAATACAATAATGTTATTTATTGGCACTTTTTTAGCTAGTATTGTTGGAACTACGGGAGCTACAATGCTGGTTATTAGACCACTAATTAATGCTAATAGTGATAGACGTATGAAAATGCATACAATAATTTTCTTGATTTTCCTAGTAAGTAATATTGGCGGGGCCTTGACACCAGTCGGCGATCCTCCGCTATTTTTAGGGTTTTTACATGGGGTGCCTTTTTTTTGGACGTTAAAATTAATTGGCCCATGGTTAGTCAATATTTTCTTGCTGTTGACAGTATATTTTGCTTTAGATGCATTTTTTTATACACGACATAAATTACATATTAGTGAAGAAAGAGTTGCGGGTAGTGTAACTGGCCCAGCAAAATGGAATGAAATTACAGCTAAAGAACAAGTAGCGGAAATTTTTAGTGTACATGTACATAATGACGAGATGCATGGCGAAAAAACTATTCCCAAAATAAAAATTCTTGGACTACATAACTTGATTTTTTTAGCGGGCATTTTAGCAGCAGTTATTTTAAGTGGTACGCTGGCACATCATCCAATGTTTTATGATACTGCCAATAGTTGCTTAAAAGGTATAACTGTTATGCAGCATGCGGGACATGATTTTAATATAGCTTATATAAATATCGCAAGAGATGTAACAATTTTATTGATGGCATTGTGTTCTTTAAAGTTTACGTCGAAAGAAATTAGAACAAATAATAAATTTACTTGGATGCCAGTACAAGAGGTAGGCTTACTATTTGCCGGCATTTTCGCCACTATAGTTCCAGCTTTGCAAATTTTGCAAGTACGTGGTAATGAGCTTGGTGTTAATACTCCGGTAGAGTTTTTTTGGGCAACTGGAATACTTTCGAGTTTTCTTGATAATGCTCCTACTTATTTGGTGTTTACGAGTATGGCTGGGCAAATGGGTGCCACAACGGGTGTTATTACTGACTTGGGCATACTCAATGAACAGGTTTTAATGGCCATCTCCTGTGGAGCGGTGTTCATGGGTGCGAATACTTATATAGGCAATGCGCCTAATTTTATGACAAAGTCAATTGCTGAAGAAAATGGGATAAGGATGCCAAGCTTCTTTGGTTATATGCTTTGGTCGGGTGCGATTTTAATTCCGTTGTTTTTATTAAATACAGTATTGTTTTTCCGGTAGTTTTGTATAAAAAAGCTATTAATATTAAAGGAAATTTGCTATAATAAAGGTTGCGAAGAGGCAGAAAGTATCTTCTGCCTCTTTAAATTTATAAAAACTAGTATAGGAGGTTGTAATTTGGAAATTTATCGGGAAGTATCCAGAGAAGATTCGGAAAGAAACTTTTATCGCTATGGCGCTCTATTAGTAATATTAGCATTATTTGCCTGGGAAGCCTATCAGTCTAGTTTAGGGAAGATTAGTTTATTAGGCTGGTCTTATGCAACAATATTTTTAGGCTTATGGGTCTGGCGCTGTATATTTACATACACATATATACTTACAGATACAGAATTTATTGTATTAAGCCATGGATTAGGATTTACGCGTAAATATGTGAACAAATTAGAGCTTACAGAAAGTTATACTAATAAATATGTAAAAAGCTTTTTTAAGAAAACGAAGTTGCGACATTATATTCATCGCTATTCTTCAGTGGACGACGAAACAATGCGTTTGATTGTATTTAATGAAAATGGCTCGTTAAGAGGAGTTTTGTTTAAAGTAAGTGATAGATTTATCAAAGAATTGAGAAAAAAAATGCCTGAGAAATTTTTACCTTTAGAATAACTGGTGGAGGACTTTATGACAGACAGAGAAAGTATGGTTGTTTTAGAAAGATTAATTCAAATAATAGGTGTTTCTTTCGCGTATATTTATTTAGTTGCAAGACTTATTGGGCAAGAGAACAAAAACACCTGGTTTAAAAAAAGGACTCGCTCTAGTTTTTTTACAAGAAGAGGTTTTATGGGGGATTACATTAATTTTGGTTATCCAGTTAGTTGGCAAGGGATTTTGGTTTTTCTTGCCATATATGGTGCCATTTTTTCTTTTGGATACTGGTATTTGTTTGTTTTACCATTGATTTAAATAAGCAAGGAAATTGAGAGGGTTAATAGTGAAAGAGCAAATTGGGACAGTTATTGAAGTATATAGTACGCAAGCCAAGGTAAAAATGGGAGATAACCAACAACGAATAATTGATGCTTGGAATAGTGTGGGTGCTAAGGTTGGCAATAAAGTAAATGTAGAAGAGCGGGAAGTAAATATCCGCAAGTTGCAACTTATAACTTTTGGGTTGCCGATATTAGCGTTTTTAGCAGGATTTCTTTTTGGGGGGAATTTAGCAAATTATTTTGACCAAAATGTTTGGTTGGGCCGAGGAATTGGCGGTGTTGTTTGGTCAATTATTTCA from Succinispira mobilis DSM 6222 includes:
- the typA gene encoding translational GTPase TypA; its protein translation is MQRTDLRNIAIIAHVDHGKTTLVDAMLRQSGVFRANENVAERVMDSNDLERERGITILAKNTSVMYNDVKINILDTPGHADFGGEVERVLNMVDGVVLLVDAFEGPMPQTKYVLRKALEQKLKPIVVVNKIDRPDQRVEEVVDEVLDLFIELGANEEQIEFPVVYASARSGIAKLKMEDESTDISPLFKVILEHMPAPQGDEEAPLQIMVNNLDYDDYVGRIVIGRIIRGTISTGQQVAVVGEEREYKTKIGRLYTYQGLKRAETANAKYGEIVALIGLSDVNIGDTITHPDFPEALVGTKIDEPTLSMIFSVNNSPFAGREGEFITSRHLRDRLFKEVKTNVSMRLEETESPDSFIVSGRGELHLSILIETMRREGYELQVGKPKVIMHDIDGVKNEPMEYLTIDVPQEFMGSVMEGLGLRRAELVNMTEFAGYLRMEFVVPARGLIGFRNQFLTDTKGNGTMHHVFHGYAPYKGDIPGRTRGALVAFENGETTPYGISNVQERGVVFVSPVQAIYEGQIIGENSREQDMDVNPCKKKHVTNMRSSSADDAVRLVPPRLHSLEQALEHINEDELVEVTPKSIRMRKKILDRVQRSRMRK
- the sepF gene encoding cell division protein SepF, yielding MLAEMVSAVKSKFLTEEHDEFEQEDFPEIIKEEIIKPTPKVSKLAILTVCPSGFEEAKALVKELVQGKALLFSFSKLNNEDKQRTFDFLNGVAYVINANVEKVTRETILYSPANAKVERLTKLSSLEKKGFQII
- a CDS encoding sodium:proton antiporter; this translates as MKNRVYKLFSLGGSWAVLALLVIVFFTPNNVEAAAETHSSFVFPLWSVIPFVGMLLSIAVCPLVNAHWWEENMGKVSLFWAALFTIPSGIFWGFGQAAYEFIHIMLVDYVPFLTLVAGLFVVAGGINVSGRLPNTPLSNTIMLFIGTFLASIVGTTGATMLVIRPLINANSDRRMKMHTIIFLIFLVSNIGGALTPVGDPPLFLGFLHGVPFFWTLKLIGPWLVNIFLLLTVYFALDAFFYTRHKLHISEERVAGSVTGPAKWNEITAKEQVAEIFSVHVHNDEMHGEKTIPKIKILGLHNLIFLAGILAAVILSGTLAHHPMFYDTANSCLKGITVMQHAGHDFNIAYINIARDVTILLMALCSLKFTSKEIRTNNKFTWMPVQEVGLLFAGIFATIVPALQILQVRGNELGVNTPVEFFWATGILSSFLDNAPTYLVFTSMAGQMGATTGVITDLGILNEQVLMAISCGAVFMGANTYIGNAPNFMTKSIAEENGIRMPSFFGYMLWSGAILIPLFLLNTVLFFR
- a CDS encoding SoxR reducing system RseC family protein; the protein is MKEQIGTVIEVYSTQAKVKMGDNQQRIIDAWNSVGAKVGNKVNVEEREVNIRKLQLITFGLPILAFLAGFLFGGNLANYFDQNVWLGRGIGGVVWSIISLFYIIPLRKNLSGKDNYWIVSKIIN